Proteins from a single region of Synechococcus sp. WH 8109:
- a CDS encoding ABC transporter permease: MTSPTASVAIQQQQSGALAELSQETLALTRRLFLQLTRRPSTLIAGVLQPLIWLILFGALFANAPEGLLPGGMSYGRFLGAGVIVFTAFSGALNAGLPVMFDREFGFLNRLLVAPLRSRSSIVLASVIYITALSLLQSLAIMGTAAVLGYGWPGLSGLALVLVTLLLLVFAVTALSLGLAFALPGHIELIAVIFVANLPLLFASTALAPLSFMPTWLGWLAALNPLTFAIEPIRAAYQGPLDLSAVLLEAPYGDLTGTSCLLILLLLTIGLFLAIRPLLNRKLS, translated from the coding sequence ATGACTTCCCCAACAGCATCTGTTGCTATCCAGCAGCAGCAATCCGGAGCCCTCGCTGAGCTGAGCCAGGAAACGTTGGCCCTCACCCGGCGCTTGTTTCTTCAGTTGACCCGTCGCCCTTCAACCTTGATTGCCGGGGTCTTGCAACCCCTGATCTGGCTGATTCTCTTCGGTGCACTTTTCGCCAATGCCCCTGAGGGTCTGTTGCCAGGAGGCATGAGCTACGGCCGTTTTCTGGGTGCCGGAGTGATTGTCTTCACAGCCTTCAGCGGTGCTTTGAATGCCGGCCTGCCGGTGATGTTTGACCGCGAATTCGGTTTCCTCAATCGGCTGCTGGTGGCACCGCTGCGAAGCCGCAGTTCCATTGTGCTGGCGTCGGTTATCTACATCACGGCACTGAGCCTGTTGCAGAGTCTGGCGATCATGGGAACGGCAGCTGTGCTCGGTTACGGATGGCCCGGTCTCAGCGGCCTCGCCCTGGTGCTGGTGACGCTGCTGCTTCTGGTTTTTGCTGTGACGGCCCTCAGTCTCGGACTGGCCTTCGCATTGCCAGGCCACATCGAGTTGATCGCTGTGATTTTTGTGGCCAACTTGCCGTTGCTGTTTGCCAGCACGGCGTTGGCCCCGTTGTCGTTCATGCCGACCTGGCTGGGCTGGCTTGCGGCCTTGAATCCCCTTACCTTCGCGATAGAACCCATTCGAGCGGCTTACCAGGGTCCTCTGGACCTTTCGGCCGTTCTGCTGGAAGCCCCCTATGGGGATCTCACCGGCACCAGTTGTCTGCTGATCCTTCTGCTACTCACCATCGGGCTGTTTCTTGCGATTCGCCCTCTGCTCAACCGCAAACTTTCCTGA
- the groL gene encoding chaperonin GroEL (60 kDa chaperone family; promotes refolding of misfolded polypeptides especially under stressful conditions; forms two stacked rings of heptamers to form a barrel-shaped 14mer; ends can be capped by GroES; misfolded proteins enter the barrel where they are refolded when GroES binds), giving the protein MAKLLSFSDESRSALERGVDALADAVRVTIGPRGRNVVLEKKFGAPDIVNDGDSIAREIELDDPFENLGAKLMQQVSSKTKDKAGDGTTTATVLAQAMVREGLRNTAAGASPVELRRGMEKAAAQVVAGLGERSQAIAGDAIRQVATVSSGGDDEVGRMIAEAMDKVSTDGVITVEESKSLATELEITEGMAFDRGYSSPYFVTDADRQVCEFENPLILLTDRKISTITDLVPVLETVQKSGSPLLILSEEVEGEALATLVMNKSRGVLQVAAVRAPSFGERRKAALADIAILTGGTLISEDKAMTLDKVTLEDLGKARRVTISKENTTIVATDDHRQAVSERVGAIRRELEATESDYDREKLQERIAKLAGGVAVIKVGAPTETELKNRKLRIEDALNATRAAIEEGIVAGGGSTLLQLSDSLDALAASLNGDQRTGVEIVQRALTAPIHQIATNAGQNGDVVIAGMRSSGQGFNALSGAYEDLMAAGIVDAAKVVRLAVQDSISIASLLITTEVVIADKPEPPAPAPSGDGDPMGGMGGMGGMGMPGMGGMGMPGMM; this is encoded by the coding sequence ATGGCCAAACTCCTTTCCTTCTCTGACGAATCCCGCAGCGCCCTGGAGCGGGGTGTGGATGCACTCGCCGATGCGGTGCGCGTCACGATCGGCCCCCGCGGTCGCAACGTTGTGCTCGAGAAGAAATTCGGCGCACCAGACATCGTCAACGACGGCGACTCAATCGCCCGTGAAATCGAACTGGACGACCCTTTCGAAAACCTTGGCGCCAAGCTGATGCAGCAGGTGTCCTCAAAGACCAAGGACAAGGCCGGTGACGGCACCACGACCGCAACCGTGTTAGCTCAGGCCATGGTGCGGGAAGGTCTGCGCAACACCGCTGCTGGCGCAAGCCCTGTGGAACTCCGCCGAGGCATGGAGAAGGCAGCTGCACAGGTCGTGGCTGGACTGGGCGAGCGGAGCCAGGCTATCGCCGGCGATGCCATTCGTCAGGTGGCCACGGTGAGCTCCGGGGGTGACGACGAAGTCGGTCGGATGATCGCGGAGGCGATGGACAAGGTGAGCACCGATGGGGTGATCACGGTTGAGGAATCGAAGTCTCTGGCAACGGAACTGGAAATCACCGAAGGCATGGCCTTCGACCGGGGCTACAGCTCCCCCTACTTCGTTACAGATGCTGACCGACAGGTCTGTGAATTTGAAAACCCCCTGATTCTGCTGACGGATCGCAAGATCAGCACGATCACGGATCTAGTCCCCGTGCTGGAAACCGTTCAGAAGAGTGGTTCTCCACTGCTCATCCTGTCTGAGGAAGTGGAAGGCGAAGCCCTTGCAACCCTGGTGATGAACAAGAGCCGTGGTGTTCTGCAGGTGGCCGCTGTTCGGGCACCCTCCTTTGGCGAACGCCGCAAGGCAGCTCTGGCCGATATCGCCATCCTCACGGGCGGAACGCTGATCAGCGAAGACAAGGCGATGACCCTCGACAAAGTGACCCTCGAGGATCTCGGCAAAGCACGCCGCGTCACCATCAGCAAGGAGAACACCACGATCGTCGCCACCGACGACCATCGCCAGGCGGTAAGCGAGCGCGTCGGCGCGATCCGACGTGAACTGGAGGCCACCGAATCCGACTACGACCGCGAAAAGCTCCAGGAGCGGATCGCCAAGCTGGCCGGCGGCGTGGCTGTAATCAAAGTCGGTGCACCGACGGAAACGGAACTGAAGAACCGCAAACTGCGGATCGAGGATGCCCTGAATGCCACCCGTGCCGCCATCGAGGAGGGCATCGTTGCCGGAGGCGGCAGCACTTTGCTGCAACTCTCCGACAGCCTGGATGCATTAGCTGCATCCCTGAATGGCGACCAGCGAACCGGAGTGGAGATCGTGCAGCGGGCACTGACGGCGCCGATTCATCAGATCGCCACCAATGCCGGTCAGAACGGTGACGTTGTGATCGCGGGCATGCGCAGCAGCGGCCAGGGATTCAATGCCCTAAGTGGTGCCTACGAAGACCTGATGGCTGCTGGCATCGTTGATGCCGCCAAGGTGGTGCGCTTGGCCGTGCAGGATTCGATTTCGATCGCTTCTCTGCTGATCACCACTGAAGTTGTGATTGCCGACAAACCGGAACCCCCTGCACCGGCTCCCAGCGGAGACGGAGACCCCATGGGTGGCATGGGCGGAATGGGTGGCATGGGCATGCCCGGGATGGGCGGAATGGGCATGCCCGGGATGATGTGA
- a CDS encoding ADP-heptose--LPS heptosyltransferase — protein MRVLALSPGSLEDQLDRLPALADICQKLNASLQVACDPQQAAPWKLLPCLEKLLPFSFEANPTLADWANLLGCVREPDFQICINLAEGQQVNLMLSMSHIPKRLAIEGFACTDQVNVGPGWTAQRLNPFLQALGLDLEADQFRLPLAAEALEEAREALPSGDGPLLLLSPSGQGDDWPAAEWHQLPETIKSRLPALRSMVLPAELSLTKRAALVANADVVLSSCPVSQRLATYCGTPLVALGAEAADLPERQEIRCLSRPQELTKLQSSDVLTALGF, from the coding sequence ATGCGAGTTCTTGCCCTGAGCCCGGGTTCGCTCGAAGACCAGCTTGACCGTCTACCGGCTCTGGCCGACATCTGCCAGAAGCTCAACGCCAGCCTGCAGGTGGCCTGCGACCCCCAGCAGGCAGCTCCATGGAAGCTTCTGCCGTGCCTGGAAAAGCTGTTGCCGTTCAGCTTCGAGGCCAACCCAACCCTTGCGGACTGGGCCAACCTGCTCGGTTGTGTGCGCGAACCCGACTTTCAGATCTGCATCAACCTCGCTGAAGGGCAGCAGGTGAACCTGATGCTGTCGATGAGCCATATTCCCAAACGGTTGGCGATTGAGGGATTTGCCTGCACCGATCAGGTCAACGTCGGTCCCGGCTGGACGGCGCAGCGTCTTAACCCCTTCCTTCAAGCCCTGGGCCTTGATCTCGAGGCCGATCAGTTCCGGCTGCCCCTGGCGGCAGAGGCTCTTGAGGAAGCCCGTGAAGCACTGCCCAGCGGCGACGGCCCCCTGCTGCTGCTGTCTCCATCCGGCCAGGGGGATGACTGGCCTGCAGCGGAATGGCACCAGCTGCCTGAAACGATCAAAAGCCGCCTACCGGCGCTGCGCAGCATGGTGCTGCCAGCCGAGCTCAGCCTGACCAAACGGGCGGCCTTGGTGGCCAATGCCGATGTCGTTCTCAGCAGCTGCCCGGTGTCCCAGCGCCTGGCGACCTATTGCGGCACCCCCCTGGTTGCCCTCGGAGCCGAGGCCGCAGACCTTCCCGAGCGCCAGGAGATCCGCTGCCTCAGCCGCCCGCAGGAGCTCACCAAGCTGCAGAGCAGTGATGTACTGACGGCCCTCGGTTTCTGA
- a CDS encoding TrkA family potassium uptake protein produces MRRRRARGQLKLITAPWRGPISALSAVIFAGALGYRITEGWDWGDCLWMVLITISTIGFGEVAPLSPPGRLVTVLIVVGGLVVVQLAIQRVLGLKESGYFRRLREFRFLRMLEGLHDHVILCGYGRIGQEIAAQLQRDEVPLVVIETDPERRAVADENGIWVLQADATLDETLLDAGLERCCSLVAALPSDASNLYVILSAKDLRPDCRLIARANSDEAASKLRLAGATVVVSPYVAGGRVMAASALRPLALNFMELLAGSDYEIEEFQLSHDPRHLMEIRGRSLAELELGRRSGAMVLAIRENGKLIANPGGDTQMAPGQLLIVLGSKTQLATFQSLLGEAVDTIETMPG; encoded by the coding sequence ATGAGGCGGCGCCGAGCCAGGGGACAGCTGAAGTTGATCACGGCTCCATGGCGGGGGCCCATAAGTGCCCTCAGTGCTGTGATCTTCGCGGGTGCCCTCGGTTATCGGATCACGGAGGGCTGGGACTGGGGCGATTGCCTCTGGATGGTGCTGATCACCATCAGCACCATCGGTTTTGGAGAAGTCGCCCCGCTTTCACCTCCAGGCCGCCTGGTCACCGTCTTGATCGTGGTGGGTGGCTTGGTGGTTGTGCAACTGGCCATTCAGCGCGTTCTCGGGCTGAAGGAGTCGGGATATTTCCGCAGACTGCGGGAGTTCCGCTTTCTCCGCATGCTGGAAGGCCTTCACGACCACGTGATTCTTTGCGGCTACGGCCGGATCGGGCAGGAGATTGCAGCCCAACTGCAACGGGACGAGGTGCCCCTCGTGGTGATCGAAACCGATCCAGAACGACGCGCAGTGGCAGACGAAAATGGCATTTGGGTTCTTCAGGCCGATGCAACCCTCGATGAAACCCTGCTGGACGCAGGTCTGGAACGCTGCTGCAGCCTCGTGGCCGCCCTACCCAGCGATGCCTCCAATCTGTACGTGATCCTCAGCGCCAAGGACCTACGACCGGATTGCCGCTTGATTGCCCGCGCCAACAGCGATGAAGCCGCCTCAAAGCTGCGGCTGGCGGGCGCCACTGTGGTGGTCAGTCCCTATGTAGCCGGCGGTCGGGTCATGGCCGCTTCGGCGCTGCGACCGCTGGCCCTCAACTTCATGGAGCTGTTGGCGGGCTCCGACTATGAAATCGAGGAATTCCAGCTGAGTCACGACCCTCGGCACCTGATGGAGATCCGCGGGCGGAGCCTGGCGGAACTGGAGCTGGGCCGTCGCAGTGGGGCCATGGTGCTGGCGATCCGGGAGAACGGAAAGCTGATCGCCAATCCAGGCGGCGACACCCAGATGGCACCGGGGCAACTCCTGATCGTGCTTGGGAGCAAAACCCAGCTCGCCACCTTTCAGTCGTTACTTGGGGAGGCCGTCGACACGATTGAAACCATGCCGGGTTGA
- a CDS encoding N-acetylmannosamine-6-phosphate 2-epimerase: MIPNPESLDQGLIVSVQAPQGSPMRDPDVIAAMADAALRNGAVGVRLESPEHIGAVRRRCPDALIIGLWKCTFPDSSVYITPGWKEIQAVWSAGADVISIDATARPRPAGQDLAALIQRSRDELRAPLMADVDSLENGLRAAELGCDWVGTTLYGYTEDTAQQRPPAFDLLPQLRAELPSSVRLICEGGIASPADARLALQAGADTVVVGTAITGVDLQVIAYRQGMIS; encoded by the coding sequence ATGATTCCGAACCCTGAATCCCTGGATCAGGGGCTGATCGTTTCGGTGCAGGCACCCCAGGGTTCGCCGATGCGCGATCCCGACGTGATCGCTGCCATGGCGGATGCCGCCCTACGCAATGGGGCTGTGGGTGTGCGCTTGGAAAGCCCTGAACACATCGGTGCTGTGCGTCGACGCTGTCCGGATGCCTTGATCATTGGTTTATGGAAATGCACGTTCCCGGACAGCTCGGTGTACATCACTCCGGGCTGGAAAGAAATTCAGGCCGTCTGGTCTGCGGGGGCCGATGTGATCTCGATTGATGCCACAGCCCGTCCGCGGCCTGCAGGGCAAGACCTGGCCGCGTTGATTCAGCGCAGCCGTGATGAGTTGAGGGCCCCGCTGATGGCTGATGTGGATTCGCTGGAGAATGGTTTGCGCGCAGCCGAATTGGGCTGTGACTGGGTTGGGACCACGCTCTACGGCTACACGGAAGACACGGCACAGCAGCGCCCCCCTGCGTTTGATCTGCTCCCCCAACTTCGAGCTGAACTTCCCAGCTCGGTTCGTCTGATCTGTGAGGGGGGAATTGCTTCTCCAGCGGATGCACGGTTGGCATTGCAGGCCGGAGCCGACACCGTTGTTGTGGGGACGGCGATCACCGGAGTGGACCTCCAGGTGATCGCCTATCGCCAGGGAATGATCAGCTGA
- the fabG gene encoding 3-oxoacyl-[acyl-carrier-protein] reductase: MSPSASLAGQTALVTGGGRGIGRAIALALGAAGAEVVVNYSSSATAADEVVAAITTAGGKAYALQANVSVEAEVDGLIKTVLERSGRLDVLVNNAGITRDGLLMRMKTDDWQSVIDLNLSGVFLCTRAVARPMLKQKSGRIINITSVVGLMGNAGQANYAAAKAGVIGLTRSTAKELASRGITVNAVAPGFIATDMTKGLDAEAILKDIPLGTFGTQEQVAGAVSFLAADPAAAYITGQVLQVDGGMVMA, encoded by the coding sequence ATGTCTCCCAGCGCTTCTCTTGCCGGACAGACCGCCCTGGTGACGGGAGGAGGTCGCGGCATCGGCCGGGCCATCGCCCTGGCCCTTGGCGCAGCCGGTGCAGAGGTGGTTGTGAACTACTCCAGTTCAGCTACAGCAGCCGATGAAGTTGTCGCTGCCATCACCACAGCAGGGGGCAAGGCCTATGCCCTGCAAGCCAATGTTTCGGTTGAGGCAGAGGTGGATGGCCTGATCAAGACGGTGCTGGAACGCAGCGGCCGTTTGGATGTGTTGGTAAACAACGCCGGCATCACGCGGGACGGCCTGCTGATGCGAATGAAAACCGACGATTGGCAATCGGTGATCGACCTCAACCTCAGTGGAGTGTTCCTCTGCACGCGAGCCGTGGCACGCCCAATGCTGAAGCAGAAGAGTGGTCGGATCATCAATATCACCTCCGTTGTGGGGCTGATGGGCAACGCGGGACAGGCCAACTACGCCGCCGCCAAAGCGGGCGTCATCGGTCTCACCCGCAGCACCGCCAAAGAGCTCGCCAGCCGTGGCATCACCGTGAACGCCGTGGCTCCGGGTTTCATTGCTACAGACATGACCAAGGGCCTCGATGCGGAGGCCATTCTCAAAGACATCCCCTTGGGAACCTTTGGCACCCAAGAGCAGGTGGCCGGTGCCGTGAGCTTCCTTGCCGCCGACCCGGCCGCGGCCTACATCACAGGCCAGGTGCTGCAGGTGGATGGCGGCATGGTGATGGCCTGA